CGAGAATGTGAACCTGGAGATCCAGGACCAGGAGTTCGTGGTCCTGGTCGGACCGTCGGGGTGCGGGAAGTCCACCACCCTCCGGATGATTGCCGGCCTCGAGGAGATCACCGCGGGAAAGATCTTCATTGGCGGCCGGCTGGTCAACGATGTCCCGCCCAAGGATCGGGACATCGCCATGGTCTTCCAGAACTACGCCCTCTACCCCCACATGTCCGTGTACGACAATATGGCCTTCGGGCTGAAGCTCCGGAAGTTCCCCCGGCAGGAGATCGACCAGCGCGTCCGGGAGGCGGCGGAGATCCTGGGAATCCAGGAGCTCCTCCAACGCAAGCCCAAGGCCCTCTCGGGCGGCCAGCGGCAACGGGTCGCGGTGGGGCGGGCGATCGTCCGCAAGCCGCAGGTCTTCCTCTTCGACGAGCCGCTCTCGAACCTGGACGCGAAGCTGCGGGTCCAGATGCGGGTCGAGCTGAAGAAGCTCCACCAGCGGTTGCACGCCACCATCGTCTACGTGACGCACGACCAGGTTGAGGCGATGACCATGGGGGACCGGATCGTGGTCATGCGGGACGGCCGGATCCACCAGGTCGGCCCCCCCCTCCAGGTGTACGAGCAGCCCGTGAACCGCTTCGTGGCCGGCTTCATCGGCTCCCCCGCCATGAACTTCATCCCCGTCACGGTCCAGGCGGCCGACGCCCGCCTCACCCTCGTCGCCAACGGCTTCCGTGTGCCCGCGCCGGCTGCGCGGGCCGCGGCGCTGCAGCCCTACGCGGGGAGGAAGCTCACCTTCGGCATCCGGCCCGAGGACATCGTCGCCGCGGGTGCCACCGACGGCCGCCCCACGTTCGAGGCCGTCGTGGAGGTGGTGGAGCCGCTCGGGGCCGAAATCCTCCTGAACATGCGGGCCGGCACCGACGCGCTCACCGCGCGCGTGGAGCCGAGCCTCGCGGTCCGGGCGCAGGACCGCATCCGCCTCGCCCTGGCCGAAGACAAGATGCACTTCTTCGACCCCGAGAGCGAGCAGGTGATTCGCTGACCCTCCCCCCGCCCGGTCGAATGGTTCCCCCGTGACCGCCGCCGAAGCCGATCTGCATCTCCACTCGTATTACTCCGATGGATCCGATCCCCCCGCGGAGGTGGTCCGGCGCGCAAAGGGCGCCGGGCTCGCGGCCGTCGCCCTCACGGACCACGACACCGTGGAGGGGCTCCCCGAGTTCCTGGCCGCCGCGGCGGCCGCGGGGCTCACCGCCATCCCGGGCGTGGAGCTCTCGGTGGACGAGGAGGACTGGGAGATCCACCTGCTGGGCTACCTGATCCGGTGGGAGGAGCCGGCGCTGCGCGCGGCCCTCCGGCGCTTCGCCGCCGAGCGCCGCGTCCGGGCGGCCGCGATCCTCTCGCGGCTCCAGGCGATGGGCGTACGGATCCCGATGGAGGCGGTGGAGGCGGCGGCGGGACCGGGGACGCTCGGGCGGCCGCATGTGGCCGCAGCACTGTTGGAGGCGAGGGTCGTGAGGAGTCTGCAGGAAGCCTTCGACCGCTACCTGGCGCGGGGGAAGCCGGCCTACGTTCCCCGGACCGGGTTCACCGCGGCCCAGGCGATCGCCCTGGTTCGGGAGGCCGGAGGGGTCCCCGTCCTGGCCCACCCGGTTCGCTCGAGCCTCCTGGACGAGGTTCCGCGGCTCGTGCGAGCGGGTCTCCAGGGCCTGGAGGCCTACCACACCGGCCACGACGCCGCGGCCACCCTCGCCGTCTGCCGGGTGGCCGAGGCGAACGGCCTGCTCGTGACGGGCGGCTCCGACTGCCACGGGGGTATCAGACGAGAGGTACTCCTCGGGAGGGT
This is a stretch of genomic DNA from Candidatus Methylomirabilis sp.. It encodes these proteins:
- a CDS encoding PHP domain-containing protein, yielding MTAAEADLHLHSYYSDGSDPPAEVVRRAKGAGLAAVALTDHDTVEGLPEFLAAAAAAGLTAIPGVELSVDEEDWEIHLLGYLIRWEEPALRAALRRFAAERRVRAAAILSRLQAMGVRIPMEAVEAAAGPGTLGRPHVAAALLEARVVRSLQEAFDRYLARGKPAYVPRTGFTAAQAIALVREAGGVPVLAHPVRSSLLDEVPRLVRAGLQGLEAYHTGHDAAATLAVCRVAEANGLLVTGGSDCHGGIRREVLLGRVRLPWEHVVRLYAAAGQPPPAPV
- the ugpC gene encoding sn-glycerol-3-phosphate ABC transporter ATP-binding protein UgpC, whose protein sequence is MATVYLESLGKRFDEVVAVENVNLEIQDQEFVVLVGPSGCGKSTTLRMIAGLEEITAGKIFIGGRLVNDVPPKDRDIAMVFQNYALYPHMSVYDNMAFGLKLRKFPRQEIDQRVREAAEILGIQELLQRKPKALSGGQRQRVAVGRAIVRKPQVFLFDEPLSNLDAKLRVQMRVELKKLHQRLHATIVYVTHDQVEAMTMGDRIVVMRDGRIHQVGPPLQVYEQPVNRFVAGFIGSPAMNFIPVTVQAADARLTLVANGFRVPAPAARAAALQPYAGRKLTFGIRPEDIVAAGATDGRPTFEAVVEVVEPLGAEILLNMRAGTDALTARVEPSLAVRAQDRIRLALAEDKMHFFDPESEQVIR